A DNA window from Arachis hypogaea cultivar Tifrunner chromosome 18, arahy.Tifrunner.gnm2.J5K5, whole genome shotgun sequence contains the following coding sequences:
- the LOC112773202 gene encoding uncharacterized protein, producing MASRGRGREYNQGRGRRVNEVIIPVDSLTEIVTAMTSVVAAIGAVADVTIRVMDGVESQVGTGNNGDNEYEGGHNIPSQGVPVGYPEQVNTGQAMGESSRRTEVAGSNRREPFTKRKGKITPRSQNFKKNHFVASHSQRRNNDRRNDNRLDPNIEGQTSTQPDDLRCPRCKKYHPNRPCRAGLSVCYKCGKPGHITRDCLYRKRQNAAESDSQT from the coding sequence ATGGCGTCTCGTGGGCGCGGTCGTGAGTACAATCAAGGTCGAGGACGGAGAGTTAATGAGGTAATCATACCAGTAGATAGTTTGACTGAGATCGTGACCGCAATGACGAGTGTCGTTGCTGCCATTGGTGCTGTTGCTGATGTGACCATCCGAGTGATGGATGGGGTGGAATCACAAGTTGGAACTGGCAACAATGGTGATAATGAATATGAAGGTGGACATAATATTCCGAGTCAGGGGGTACCAGTGGGTTATCCAGAGCAAGTTAACACAGGTCAGGCAATGGGAGAAAGCTCAAGGAGGACTGAGGTAGCAGGGAGTAATCGCCGAGAACCCTTcacaaagagaaagggaaagattACACCTAGGAGTCAGAATTTCAAAAAGAATCATTTTGTCGCTTCACACTCTCAGCGCCGGAACAATGACCGAAGGAACGACAACCGTCTGGATCCGAACATAGAAGGGCAAACCAGTACCCAACCGGATGACTTAAGATGCCCAAGATGTAAGAAGTACCATCCAAATAGACCATGCAGGGCCGGATTaagtgtatgttacaagtgcggaaAGCCGGGGCATATAACTCGAGACTGTCTATATAGAAAGCGCCAGAATGCAGCCGAATCCGATTCTCAGACCTGA
- the LOC112772593 gene encoding anaphase-promoting complex subunit 10 → MAAESSEGEEEAKLTGGNQLLVVDDDLREMGKKAAWSVSSCKPGNGVSCLRDDNLETYWQSDGAQPHLVNIQFQKKVRLQLIILYVDFKLDESYTPSKVSIRAGDGFHNLKEIKTVELVKPTGWVYLSLSGTDPHETFVNTFMLQIAVLSNHLNGRDTHVRQIKVYGPRPNPISHQPFQFTSSEFITYSSIR, encoded by the exons ATGGCAGCAGAGTCATCGGAGGGTGAAGAAGAAGCAAAGCTCACTGGAGGGAATCAACTCTTGGTTGTGGATGATGACCTCAGAGAGATGGGCAAGAAGGCTGCCTGGAGTGTTAGCTCCTGCAAGCCTGGCAATGGAGTTTCATGTCTCCGTGATGACAACCTGGAAACCTATTGGCA ATCTGATGGTGCTCAACCCCATTTGGTTAACATTCAGTTTCAAAAGAAAGTTAGATTACAA TTAATTATTCTCTATGTGGATTTCAAGCTCGATGAGAGTTACACGCCAAGCAAGGTTTCCATCCGTGCTGGTGATGGCTTTCACAACCTGAAG GAGATAAAAACTGTGGAACTTGTGAAGCCTACTGGTTGGGTTTATCTCTCATTGTCTGGAACTGATCCTCA TGAAACTTTTGTGAACACTTTCATGTTGCAAATTGCTGTTTTGTCAAACCATCTCAATGGAAGGGATACTCATGTCCGGCAGATCAAAGTTTATGGACCTCGACC GAATCCTATTTCACATCAACCATTTCAGTTTACCTCAAGCGAATTCATCACCTACTCTTCTATAAGATGA